In Streptomyces sp. P3, one DNA window encodes the following:
- a CDS encoding site-specific integrase, whose amino-acid sequence MPLLFDDDLLFEDSNGVRPTTVINCWACELPANGCPSPNSWPYYVRTVREWLEFISEHGVALFDTRRRLKAALGAYSVYRAQGPIKHRFEASTWNQNMGILAGFYKWAKDEEYADSEPFTYRQAVWAFKGQVRRGRVNQSRRRQAKPHVTIKYLDDDFTDMFLKGLAGLSPDGERDLRYRGRELARNSAVGRMIVSSGLRSQEYTYLLVCEVPLLPSRRTAVPVSFPVPSGITKGSKYRESWIDYDSLVELHSYISLDRAAATFGSSWRPPARWGEPLFVTDADQRGGRVNGVRVQWSSLGPDERRRLVAPEGGSMLLSVWGQGRPFTGWATVFARTSDRIRERYEPRFPHVNPHRLRHTMAMATMARLMRGWYEQAARQVRDTDDDAALAHYLRTQEPLLILRDLLGHTSSLTTEAYLHRLDVLRLFTSLYRRVGKEYGLLDEEAELELETEFDDELAVV is encoded by the coding sequence ATGCCGTTGCTGTTCGACGACGACCTTCTCTTCGAGGACAGCAACGGTGTCCGTCCCACAACCGTGATCAACTGCTGGGCCTGCGAGCTGCCAGCGAATGGATGCCCATCGCCGAATTCGTGGCCCTACTACGTGCGTACGGTGCGTGAGTGGCTGGAGTTCATATCCGAGCACGGAGTCGCCCTGTTCGACACGCGGCGTCGTCTGAAGGCGGCGTTGGGCGCGTACTCCGTCTATCGCGCCCAGGGCCCCATCAAGCATCGCTTCGAGGCGTCCACGTGGAACCAGAACATGGGGATTCTGGCGGGGTTCTACAAGTGGGCGAAGGATGAGGAGTACGCCGACTCCGAGCCGTTCACGTACCGGCAGGCGGTCTGGGCCTTCAAGGGGCAAGTCCGTCGCGGACGGGTCAACCAGTCACGGCGGCGCCAAGCCAAGCCTCATGTGACGATCAAGTATCTCGACGACGACTTCACGGACATGTTCCTGAAGGGGTTGGCGGGCCTGAGCCCCGACGGGGAGCGGGATCTGCGCTACCGAGGACGGGAGTTGGCCCGGAACTCGGCGGTCGGCCGAATGATCGTCTCCAGCGGACTACGCAGCCAGGAGTACACATACCTGCTGGTCTGCGAGGTGCCCCTGCTTCCCTCGCGACGGACCGCGGTGCCAGTGTCGTTCCCAGTCCCTTCCGGAATCACCAAGGGAAGCAAGTACCGCGAGTCGTGGATCGACTACGACTCGCTGGTCGAGCTGCACTCCTACATCTCGCTCGACCGGGCAGCGGCAACGTTCGGATCGTCGTGGCGTCCGCCGGCCCGCTGGGGAGAGCCGCTGTTCGTGACGGACGCCGATCAGCGGGGCGGACGCGTCAACGGGGTCCGTGTGCAGTGGAGTTCGCTCGGGCCTGACGAACGGCGGCGTCTGGTCGCCCCGGAGGGCGGTTCGATGCTGCTCTCGGTGTGGGGCCAGGGACGTCCATTCACCGGATGGGCCACGGTTTTCGCCAGGACCTCTGACCGCATCCGCGAGCGTTACGAGCCGCGCTTCCCGCACGTCAATCCGCACCGGCTACGTCACACCATGGCCATGGCGACCATGGCGCGGCTGATGCGTGGCTGGTACGAGCAGGCTGCACGACAGGTCCGCGACACCGACGACGATGCCGCCCTGGCGCACTACCTGCGGACCCAAGAGCCGCTTCTGATTCTGCGCGATCTGCTCGGACATACCAGTTCACTGACCACGGAAGCGTACCTCCACCGCCTGGACGTGCTCCGCCTGTTCACCTCCCTGTATCGGCGGGTCGGCAAGGAGTACGGGCTGCTGGACGAGGAGGCCGAGCTGGAGCTCGAGACTGAGTTCGACGACGAACTGGCGGTGGTCTGA
- a CDS encoding MFS transporter: protein MPHRSGPHAPGSLWRDRDFRHYAVAQGISVTGSGVTTIALSVLAVVELHASTFNVALIAFASKLPPLLLSLHAGVLADRRRKRPLIITCDLLCAAVLLTLPTAQFLARITLIHLYAVAFTVAALQVIGSNASISFLPSLLGPERIKDGNAKMGAGNSLADLIGTNSGGALVVALGAARAITVDAASYLASALLLWRIKHREDPPPPRKAGTSQWAEIREGLTYTLNTPVVRSIVLSNTATSFVLAASSALWSLYLLVPA, encoded by the coding sequence GTGCCGCACCGATCCGGACCCCACGCCCCAGGAAGCCTGTGGCGAGACAGAGACTTCCGGCACTATGCCGTCGCCCAGGGCATCAGCGTTACCGGGAGCGGCGTGACCACGATCGCGCTGTCCGTCTTGGCCGTCGTCGAACTGCACGCCTCCACCTTCAACGTCGCGCTGATCGCCTTCGCCTCCAAACTCCCACCCCTGCTGCTGTCCCTCCACGCCGGGGTCCTGGCCGACCGCCGACGCAAACGTCCCCTGATCATCACCTGCGATCTGCTCTGCGCCGCTGTCCTCCTGACCCTTCCCACCGCACAGTTTCTCGCCCGCATCACCCTGATCCATCTCTACGCGGTCGCCTTCACGGTGGCCGCCCTGCAGGTTATCGGCAGTAACGCGTCCATCAGCTTCCTGCCCTCCCTCCTTGGCCCGGAACGAATCAAGGACGGCAACGCCAAGATGGGCGCCGGTAACTCCCTGGCCGACCTCATCGGCACCAACTCCGGCGGCGCCCTCGTCGTGGCGCTCGGCGCCGCCCGCGCCATCACCGTGGATGCCGCCTCCTACCTGGCCAGCGCCCTGCTCTTGTGGCGCATCAAGCACCGTGAAGACCCGCCGCCACCCCGAAAGGCCGGCACCAGCCAATGGGCCGAGATCCGCGAGGGCCTCACCTACACCCTCAACACTCCCGTCGTACGGTCCATCGTGCTGTCCAACACGGCCACATCCTTCGTCCTGGCCGCCAGCAGCGCCCTCTGGTCGCTGTACCTGCTTGTTCCCGCTTAA
- a CDS encoding NUDIX hydrolase: MSGEPDTTEQTVGSPDRVVTDEQRAYWAQVEAPMASCTALITDADGRILVVDPTYKDGFDMPGGMVEAGETQIEGLERELAEELDLTGVPIGRFLVLDQVPAARYGRAMVVTVFHVGPLTDQQTQSLRFADGEIGAAEFLPVEEALARLPHRLARRIKAAHAALLAGVPAVLIDGKSHVLSGSAVSEAW; this comes from the coding sequence ATGTCCGGCGAACCTGACACCACCGAACAGACGGTCGGCAGCCCTGACCGCGTGGTCACCGACGAGCAGCGGGCGTACTGGGCCCAGGTTGAGGCGCCGATGGCCTCGTGCACTGCCCTGATCACCGATGCCGACGGCCGGATTCTCGTGGTCGACCCGACCTACAAGGACGGCTTCGACATGCCCGGCGGCATGGTGGAGGCCGGCGAAACGCAGATCGAGGGCCTGGAACGTGAACTGGCCGAGGAACTCGACCTGACCGGCGTGCCGATCGGCCGGTTCCTCGTCCTGGACCAGGTCCCCGCTGCCCGGTACGGGCGGGCCATGGTCGTCACGGTGTTCCACGTGGGTCCCCTCACCGACCAGCAGACACAGTCCCTGCGATTCGCGGACGGGGAGATCGGCGCCGCCGAGTTCCTCCCCGTAGAGGAGGCCCTCGCGCGGCTGCCGCACCGCCTCGCCCGCCGCATCAAGGCGGCGCACGCCGCGCTCCTCGCTGGTGTGCCGGCCGTTCTGATCGACGGCAAGTCCCACGTCCTGTCCGGCTCGGCCGTGTCGGAGGCGTGGTGA
- a CDS encoding HAD-IIIA family hydrolase, with protein sequence MFLDRDGTLTEPRHYPSHPDELVLQPDIGLPLRALQHAGFALVVVTNQSGLARGLLNTAALDAMHHRLRALLARHGVRLDGIYACPHHPDGTVPRYRRVCSCRKPAPGMLHQAAHELDLDLSASWMVGDSSCDINAGHRVGTRTALVGSQPLPDVTPGVHRATTSDTLYQVLRCFLAGR encoded by the coding sequence GTGTTCCTCGACCGCGACGGCACCCTCACCGAGCCGCGCCACTATCCCTCCCACCCCGACGAGCTGGTCCTACAGCCGGATATCGGCTTGCCATTGCGCGCCCTCCAGCACGCTGGCTTCGCCCTGGTTGTCGTCACGAACCAGAGCGGGCTGGCGCGGGGGCTGTTAAACACGGCAGCGTTGGACGCGATGCACCACCGACTCCGCGCTCTCCTCGCCCGACACGGGGTCCGGCTCGACGGCATCTACGCCTGCCCCCACCATCCGGACGGCACGGTGCCCCGATACCGCAGGGTCTGCTCATGCCGGAAGCCCGCCCCCGGCATGCTCCACCAAGCCGCCCACGAGCTCGATCTCGACCTCTCCGCATCGTGGATGGTTGGCGACTCCTCCTGCGACATCAACGCCGGCCACAGGGTCGGAACCCGTACCGCACTCGTCGGCTCCCAGCCGCTGCCCGATGTGACGCCGGGCGTGCATCGAGCGACGACCTCCGACACTCTCTACCAAGTGCTTCGCTGCTTCCTCGCTGGCCGCTAG
- a CDS encoding NUDIX hydrolase → MPADDGREPAGLMAPQDYARSRAAFWGGAAVLFTDTEGKVLVLDPAYRPGKLLLPGGGVDQPELPSDAAVREVAEELGLSVRVHQLLAVDWVSKANPECGTVCGFPGETVSIWDGGVLEESDIARIRLPENEITSFHFLPPTQAARRMRPIERRRMLAALRARIDRAGPAVLEDGETIGLGQALQRLDVVPRTAIGYQDIAWHPAMEPAAGLPVRQAWVWAFDPLGRVVVLVDPRDGHVVLPGGTVEMDDDGPKAAALREAAEEAALRLHDAAYLGYLLDPDGAVYGPGTGANARARYIARIDSLGPAAPDVATGITYSRLLVSPVQASELLGLGRAGAEQAEHAARTAAARWGIPLSPPQAAIEIPHTGMAALLS, encoded by the coding sequence ATGCCTGCTGACGACGGGCGCGAACCTGCAGGACTGATGGCGCCGCAGGACTATGCGCGCTCACGCGCGGCCTTCTGGGGCGGCGCCGCGGTGCTGTTCACCGATACGGAGGGCAAAGTCCTGGTCCTCGATCCGGCGTACCGGCCGGGCAAGCTCCTGTTGCCCGGCGGAGGTGTGGACCAGCCGGAGCTGCCCTCGGACGCGGCGGTGCGAGAGGTGGCCGAGGAGCTTGGGTTGTCCGTCCGCGTACACCAACTGTTGGCAGTCGACTGGGTCAGCAAGGCCAATCCGGAGTGCGGGACGGTATGTGGCTTTCCTGGTGAAACGGTCTCCATCTGGGACGGTGGGGTCCTGGAGGAGAGCGACATCGCCCGGATTCGCTTGCCCGAGAACGAGATCACCTCGTTCCACTTCCTTCCGCCGACGCAGGCCGCACGCCGGATGCGTCCGATCGAGAGGCGGCGGATGCTCGCTGCCTTGCGTGCCCGGATCGACCGTGCCGGACCTGCCGTGCTGGAGGACGGTGAGACCATCGGGCTCGGACAGGCACTGCAGCGATTGGACGTCGTCCCGCGTACTGCGATCGGCTACCAGGACATTGCCTGGCACCCGGCCATGGAGCCCGCTGCCGGCCTTCCCGTGAGGCAAGCGTGGGTGTGGGCTTTCGACCCGCTCGGCCGGGTCGTCGTCCTCGTGGATCCGCGCGACGGCCATGTCGTCCTGCCCGGCGGAACGGTCGAAATGGACGACGACGGGCCGAAGGCGGCGGCACTGCGTGAAGCCGCCGAAGAGGCGGCTCTGCGCCTTCACGATGCCGCCTACCTCGGCTACCTCCTCGATCCGGACGGTGCGGTCTACGGCCCAGGCACCGGGGCGAACGCCCGGGCACGGTACATCGCACGCATCGACTCCTTGGGGCCGGCGGCACCGGATGTCGCGACCGGCATCACCTACAGTCGGCTGCTGGTCAGCCCGGTGCAGGCGAGCGAGCTGCTCGGCCTTGGACGCGCCGGAGCCGAACAGGCCGAGCACGCGGCCCGAACGGCGGCAGCCCGCTGGGGAATTCCGCTGAGTCCGCCGCAGGCCGCGATCGAGATCCCCCACACGGGTATGGCGGCGCTCCTGTCTTGA
- the hemC gene encoding hydroxymethylbilane synthase, translating into MTHLPPKLVIGTRDSDLALVQAAHVAGLLEHAFPQVAVHVTPMKAAGDLHQGPLAEIGGKAAWVRELDRALATARVDVTVSCAKDLPGPHERGTDATIGAVLPREDARDALVLPAGQPAATLDDLPSGSVLGTSAPRRIAQLRTRYPHLTIQPVRGNLIPRLARLDAGEGDKPLDALVVSYAGLCRVSQADRATQLIPALVLAPATGAGMLVVEQRRGDTIAAHLLDAINDPATARLLAIERGVLAQLKGNCQTACSVHAYYTDKPHRIRVDAAVFHPSHGDAIRVAATGPADDLGGLVENITQLLHGEGVERFLPR; encoded by the coding sequence GTGACCCACCTCCCGCCCAAGCTCGTCATCGGAACCCGCGACTCCGACTTGGCCCTGGTCCAAGCAGCCCACGTCGCCGGACTACTCGAACACGCCTTCCCCCAAGTCGCCGTCCACGTGACCCCGATGAAAGCCGCCGGCGACCTGCACCAGGGACCTCTCGCGGAGATCGGCGGCAAGGCCGCCTGGGTACGCGAGCTGGACCGGGCGCTGGCCACCGCACGCGTCGATGTCACCGTCTCGTGCGCCAAAGACCTCCCCGGCCCCCACGAGCGCGGCACCGACGCCACCATCGGCGCCGTCCTGCCCCGCGAAGACGCCCGGGACGCCCTCGTCCTCCCGGCCGGACAGCCCGCAGCCACCCTGGACGACCTCCCATCCGGAAGCGTCCTCGGCACCAGCGCGCCCCGCCGCATCGCCCAACTCCGCACCCGCTACCCCCACCTCACCATCCAGCCGGTGCGCGGCAACCTGATCCCCCGCCTCGCCCGTCTCGATGCCGGCGAAGGCGACAAGCCGCTCGACGCCCTCGTGGTCTCCTATGCCGGACTGTGCCGGGTGTCCCAGGCGGACCGTGCCACACAGCTCATCCCGGCCTTGGTGCTGGCCCCGGCCACCGGTGCGGGCATGCTCGTCGTCGAGCAGCGAAGGGGCGACACCATCGCCGCCCACCTCCTCGACGCCATCAACGACCCCGCCACCGCCCGGCTGCTGGCCATCGAGCGTGGCGTCCTCGCCCAGCTCAAAGGCAACTGCCAGACCGCCTGCTCAGTCCACGCCTACTACACCGACAAACCCCACCGGATCAGAGTCGACGCTGCCGTCTTCCACCCCTCCCACGGCGACGCGATCCGCGTCGCAGCCACCGGACCGGCCGATGACCTCGGCGGCCTCGTGGAGAACATCACCCAGCTGCTGCACGGCGAAGGCGTCGAACGGTTCCTGCCGCGTTGA
- a CDS encoding site-specific integrase: MSFVEILNPQWRELAKEFVFARLAPDHRAVRELAHAYRTPVLIATVHGRLTVLTGWLNWLTEQGVDSLGEVTQQHCAAYLELRKKVRDKHGVVIRDSSPGYRMDVVAVIQELGYYKELFSADGYVSAFRPWGRRTAYSVAGMVRRTGNTTPPLSNDVFQPLVAAALYVVEVLAPHVMELQQQLQEMVPNRPGRNNRERPDWRVEVAQAIDRHIQEGDPLDVALDHVVSQRLADGWDPDDPLLRVNLISLAHETGRHAFHSRWLPTLRGHLEKAVREVGLAKRWGRTAALVERADGRGSVPWTLPMNTTEARLQLSRARTACVIALAALTGMRKSELAELTHDCRLPPEQLGEGRLRYRLKGKVIKGRKLGGEHDQWVTIKQAYDTAGVAASLADPVKNTGHLFKSLSFFTPYEWFLTWVNGPDGRRLGLAPIPEEPVSLRMLRRTLAVEMAHRPGGLLAAKIHLKHISVVTTEGYADRPGGAQSVLMAEFGQEEREHKLRVALDAFHDYQNGIRPAGPGASDLLDFFAFVDEQLDSSGAPNIKRSDQEMTNLLAKRAKALHLGPANYCWFLDPSKALCLKLAGAHARGATEPLIGMCDSARCPQATHHAGHRPVWAASAESKKVFIATIGRAQRTEKARLGTELARDERVLAEIDARSGTGA, translated from the coding sequence TTGTCCTTCGTCGAGATCCTCAATCCCCAGTGGAGGGAACTCGCGAAGGAGTTCGTCTTCGCCCGGCTTGCACCGGACCACCGCGCTGTGCGGGAACTTGCTCACGCCTATCGAACGCCGGTGCTGATTGCCACGGTGCACGGGCGGCTGACCGTGCTGACCGGCTGGCTGAACTGGCTCACCGAACAGGGCGTGGACAGTCTCGGGGAGGTCACCCAGCAGCACTGTGCTGCCTACCTGGAGCTTCGCAAGAAGGTACGGGACAAGCACGGCGTCGTGATCCGCGACAGCAGCCCCGGCTACCGCATGGACGTAGTGGCGGTCATCCAGGAGCTGGGCTACTACAAGGAATTGTTCTCAGCAGACGGCTACGTGTCGGCCTTCCGTCCGTGGGGGCGACGCACGGCGTACTCCGTCGCCGGGATGGTCCGTCGGACGGGCAACACGACACCGCCGCTGAGCAACGACGTCTTCCAACCGCTCGTCGCGGCGGCCCTGTACGTGGTGGAGGTGCTGGCGCCGCACGTCATGGAGCTGCAGCAACAGTTGCAGGAGATGGTGCCGAACCGGCCGGGCCGCAACAACCGAGAGCGTCCGGACTGGAGGGTCGAGGTCGCGCAGGCCATCGACCGGCACATACAAGAGGGCGATCCGTTGGATGTCGCCCTCGATCACGTCGTGTCCCAGCGGCTGGCGGACGGCTGGGATCCGGACGATCCGCTGCTGCGGGTGAATCTGATCTCCCTCGCCCACGAGACCGGACGGCATGCCTTCCACTCCAGGTGGCTGCCCACCCTGCGCGGCCACCTGGAGAAGGCCGTCCGGGAAGTCGGCCTGGCCAAACGCTGGGGCCGGACGGCCGCCCTGGTCGAACGCGCGGACGGACGGGGCAGTGTCCCCTGGACCCTGCCGATGAACACCACCGAGGCCCGACTGCAGCTCTCCCGGGCCCGCACAGCGTGCGTCATCGCGCTCGCCGCACTGACGGGGATGCGGAAGAGCGAACTGGCCGAGCTGACCCACGACTGCCGCCTGCCTCCCGAGCAGCTCGGCGAGGGCCGCCTCCGCTACCGCCTGAAGGGCAAGGTCATCAAGGGCCGGAAGCTGGGTGGTGAACACGATCAGTGGGTGACCATCAAGCAGGCGTACGACACCGCCGGCGTGGCCGCCTCGCTCGCCGACCCGGTGAAGAACACCGGTCACCTGTTCAAGTCGCTCTCCTTCTTCACCCCGTACGAATGGTTCCTGACCTGGGTCAATGGCCCAGACGGCCGTCGCCTTGGGCTGGCGCCGATCCCCGAGGAGCCGGTCAGTCTGCGGATGCTACGGAGAACCCTCGCGGTGGAAATGGCGCACCGGCCCGGTGGTCTGCTGGCCGCCAAGATCCATCTCAAGCACATTTCCGTGGTCACCACGGAGGGCTATGCGGACCGCCCCGGTGGGGCCCAGTCGGTGCTGATGGCCGAGTTCGGCCAAGAGGAGCGGGAGCACAAGTTGCGCGTCGCCCTCGACGCTTTCCACGACTACCAGAACGGTATCCGGCCTGCGGGGCCTGGCGCCAGTGACCTCCTGGACTTCTTCGCGTTCGTCGACGAACAGCTGGATTCCTCCGGGGCGCCGAACATCAAGCGCAGCGACCAGGAGATGACGAACCTGCTCGCCAAGCGGGCCAAGGCCCTGCACCTGGGGCCGGCGAACTACTGCTGGTTCCTCGATCCGTCCAAGGCGCTGTGCCTCAAGCTCGCAGGGGCCCACGCCCGCGGGGCGACAGAGCCCTTGATCGGCATGTGCGATTCGGCGCGGTGCCCCCAGGCCACCCACCATGCCGGGCATCGCCCGGTATGGGCGGCCAGTGCCGAGAGCAAGAAGGTCTTCATCGCCACCATCGGACGCGCGCAGCGGACGGAGAAGGCCCGGCTGGGTACGGAACTCGCCCGCGATGAACGGGTGCTGGCCGAGATCGACGCCCGCTCCGGAACGGGGGCATGA
- a CDS encoding ABC transporter ATP-binding protein, with translation MKRLLKRVWKTEQTVSESEVALFGGALRYDFGWVRHEYARLDTKFGQAARMVPTLVGSTLRLAWQADRRALLTIGIAEVGQSITQAAGLLVTNQVIQALLKDGDNVSRLHAALPALIVGCIIAVVGTILACLSTAGTGRLEPKVERLATEQFLEGAARAELEAIEDGEFRTLLDSAYFGAQSSRTMIGVCVAVVNGVFSLVAAAGVVTVLSPVLLPLLLLIALPRGWGAMHVARRRYASRMQWIEHERAKRLVNNLITARESATEIRVHQVGPFLLDHFHEMGQTAEAEQTRLADGRAVTELIAAAMAGLASAATFAGLGVLWLTGHMSAATVATAALAIRTGSASLGALVDNILRLHEESLYVRDLDHFRDEAERRAIPTGGQPVRDFPDQVTFENVSFTYPDRDTPALQEVTLTFPRGAVIALVGANGSGKSTAVKLLAGLHRPTAGRILWGQTDLVEADRVDIFRHVAALDQGFQRWPFTLRTNIQIGQPERNADDDIARAAAYSGADKLADALPRGLGTLLARQFRGGQELSGGQWQTVGQARLRHRQASLVIADEPTSALDPEAEIESFERIRRLADEGKTVVLVSHRMAGVQHADIIYVLDEGHLVESGSHQELMARPDSQYRRMYLMQANQYGTAAPLVLPTPSANGESHAASTHD, from the coding sequence GTGAAGCGGCTCCTGAAACGGGTCTGGAAGACGGAACAGACCGTCTCCGAGTCCGAGGTCGCGCTCTTCGGCGGGGCGCTGCGCTACGACTTCGGCTGGGTGCGCCACGAGTACGCGCGGCTGGACACCAAATTCGGGCAGGCCGCCCGGATGGTGCCGACGCTGGTGGGCAGCACCCTGCGCCTGGCCTGGCAGGCGGACCGCCGTGCCCTGTTGACCATCGGGATCGCCGAGGTGGGCCAGAGCATCACCCAAGCCGCCGGGCTGCTGGTCACCAACCAGGTGATCCAAGCCCTACTCAAGGACGGGGACAACGTCTCCCGGCTGCACGCCGCGCTGCCGGCCCTGATCGTCGGCTGCATCATCGCCGTGGTCGGCACCATCCTGGCCTGCCTATCGACGGCGGGCACCGGGCGGCTGGAACCGAAAGTCGAGAGGCTGGCCACCGAACAGTTCCTGGAGGGCGCCGCCCGCGCGGAACTCGAGGCCATCGAAGACGGCGAGTTCCGCACGCTCCTGGACTCCGCGTACTTCGGCGCCCAGTCCTCCCGCACCATGATCGGCGTCTGCGTTGCCGTGGTGAACGGCGTGTTCTCCCTCGTCGCCGCGGCCGGCGTGGTCACGGTCCTCAGCCCCGTCCTGCTGCCACTGCTGCTGCTCATCGCGCTGCCCCGTGGCTGGGGTGCCATGCATGTGGCCCGGCGCCGCTACGCCTCCCGGATGCAGTGGATCGAGCACGAGCGGGCCAAGCGCCTGGTCAACAACCTCATCACCGCCCGGGAATCTGCCACGGAGATCCGCGTTCACCAGGTCGGCCCCTTCCTGCTCGATCACTTCCACGAGATGGGCCAGACCGCCGAGGCCGAACAGACCCGCCTTGCCGACGGCCGCGCGGTCACCGAACTGATTGCCGCGGCCATGGCCGGCCTCGCGTCGGCGGCCACGTTTGCCGGCCTGGGCGTTCTGTGGCTGACCGGCCACATGAGCGCCGCCACCGTGGCCACGGCCGCGCTCGCGATCCGTACCGGCTCAGCAAGCCTCGGCGCCCTCGTCGACAACATCCTGCGGCTGCACGAGGAGTCCCTCTACGTCCGCGACCTCGACCACTTCCGTGACGAAGCCGAACGCCGGGCCATCCCCACGGGCGGCCAGCCCGTGCGCGACTTTCCCGACCAGGTCACCTTCGAGAACGTGTCGTTCACCTACCCCGACCGCGACACCCCCGCTCTGCAGGAGGTAACCCTGACTTTCCCGCGCGGGGCCGTCATCGCCTTGGTCGGCGCGAACGGCAGCGGCAAGTCCACCGCGGTGAAGCTGCTCGCCGGCCTGCACCGGCCCACGGCCGGCCGCATCCTGTGGGGGCAGACCGATCTTGTCGAGGCCGACCGGGTGGACATCTTCCGGCACGTGGCCGCTCTCGATCAGGGCTTCCAGCGCTGGCCCTTCACCCTGCGGACCAACATCCAGATCGGCCAGCCGGAACGCAACGCGGACGACGACATCGCCCGCGCTGCCGCCTACTCTGGCGCCGACAAGCTCGCCGACGCTCTTCCCCGCGGTCTCGGCACCCTGCTGGCCCGGCAGTTCCGCGGAGGCCAGGAACTGTCCGGGGGACAGTGGCAGACGGTCGGGCAAGCCCGGCTGCGGCACCGGCAGGCGAGCCTCGTCATCGCCGATGAGCCCACCTCCGCCCTCGACCCCGAGGCCGAGATCGAGTCCTTCGAACGCATCCGCCGCCTGGCCGACGAAGGCAAGACCGTCGTGCTGGTCAGCCACCGCATGGCCGGCGTCCAGCACGCCGACATCATCTATGTCCTGGACGAGGGACACCTCGTGGAGAGCGGTTCCCACCAGGAGCTCATGGCGCGGCCTGATTCCCAGTACCGGCGCATGTACCTCATGCAGGCCAACCAGTACGGCACCGCCGCGCCACTGGTGCTACCGACTCCCTCGGCCAACGGCGAATCACATGCCGCCAGCACCCACGACTGA
- a CDS encoding NUDIX domain-containing protein translates to MPFASASALRPRDGTFSVPAPTKPALWLATEAHALQRSRLWEAASSLPALSALLRPLRHAGTENPLPYRSVIGLHLVLVQEDRVLLGLRAGTAWCDGWWHVPAGHLEDGESFLAGMVREAREELGIALAEEDLVLAHTVHDHNPKTRESRLQIFFTATQYAGRPYVAEPDKCAELRWWSLSALPEKLARYTRQALVCIQRGQSASTVGWPDAC, encoded by the coding sequence ATGCCGTTTGCGTCCGCTTCTGCGCTTCGCCCGCGCGACGGAACCTTCTCCGTTCCTGCGCCCACCAAACCGGCGCTCTGGCTCGCGACGGAGGCGCATGCTCTTCAGCGGTCCCGCCTCTGGGAAGCCGCCTCTTCGCTTCCGGCACTGTCAGCCCTCCTCCGCCCGTTGCGACATGCCGGCACGGAGAATCCGTTGCCGTATCGCTCCGTGATCGGGCTTCACTTGGTGTTGGTCCAGGAAGACCGGGTGCTGCTCGGCCTCCGTGCTGGCACCGCCTGGTGCGACGGCTGGTGGCACGTCCCCGCGGGCCATCTCGAAGATGGCGAATCCTTCCTCGCGGGCATGGTCCGTGAGGCTCGCGAGGAACTGGGCATCGCCCTCGCCGAGGAAGACCTGGTGCTCGCGCACACCGTCCATGACCACAACCCCAAGACTCGCGAGAGCCGTCTCCAAATCTTCTTCACTGCCACGCAGTACGCCGGGCGGCCGTACGTCGCAGAACCGGACAAGTGTGCGGAGCTGCGATGGTGGTCGCTCTCGGCTCTGCCGGAGAAGCTGGCGCGTTACACACGCCAAGCCCTGGTCTGCATTCAGCGGGGTCAGAGCGCGAGCACGGTGGGGTGGCCCGATGCCTGCTGA